The DNA sequence TGCTGCTGGTGAGCGTGCCCGTGCTGGCCGTCTCGAACTACTGGGTGGTGTCGCACATGCTGCCGATCTTCCGCAGCATGCAGCGGCTGATCGACGGCATCAACCGGGTGATGCGCGAGCAGCTCTCGGGTATCCGGGTGATCCGCGCGTTCGCCCGCGAGGACTTCGAGCGCGAGCGGTTCGCGGTGGCCAATGCCGCGGTCTCCGACACCGCGCTGGCTGCCGGGCGCTGGCAGGCGTTGATGCTTCCGCTGACCACGCTGACCATCAACATCTCCAGTGTGGCGCTGATCTGGTTCGGTGGTCTGCGCATCGACGCCGGGCAGATGCAGGTGGGATCCCTGATCGCGTTCCTGTCCTACTTCATGCAGATCCTGATGGCCGTGCTGATGGCTACTCTGCTGTTGCTGATCCTGCCGCGGGCCTCGGTGTGCGCCGAGCGGATCACCGAGGTGCTGTCCACCCACACCGCCATCACCAGCCCGGCCGCACCGGCGCATCCGGTCGGCGGCATCCGCGGTGAGGTGAGCCTGCAGAACGCGACGTTCAGTTATCCCGGCGCCGAACGCCCTGTGCTGGAGGATATTTCGCTGACTGCACGAACCGGGACGACCACGGCGATCGTCGGCTGCACGGGCTCGGGCAAGTCGACGCTGATCTCGCTGATCTGCCGGCTCTACGACGTGACCGGTGGCGCGGTGCACGTCGACGGGATCGACGTGCGCGACTACGACACCGAGGAATTGTGGTCGGCACTGGGGTTGGTGCCCCAGCGCGGCTACCTGTTCTCGGGAACGGTCGCCGAGAACCTGCGGTACGGGAAGTCCGACGCCACCGAGGAGGAGATGTGGGCGGCGCTGCGGGTGGCCGCGGCCGACGACTTCGTGGCCGCCCATCGTGACGGTCTCGGGATGCGGGTGGCCCAGGGCGGGATCAACTTCTCCGGTGGGCAGCGCCAGCGGCTGGCGATCGCGCGGGCGGTGATCCGCCGGCCCGCCATCTACCTGTTCGACGACGCCTTCTCCGCTCTCGACGTGCACACCGACGCGCGCGTACGCGCCGCGCTGCGGGAGGTGTCGGCCGGCTCGACGATCATCGTTGTCTCGCAACGGATCTCGACGGTGATGCAAGCCGACCACATCGTCGTCGTCGACGGTGGACGGGTGGTCGGGGCGGGCAGCCACGACACCCTGCTGGCGGACTGCCCGACGTATGCCGAGTTCGTCGACTCCCAATCGCTGGGTGCCGGAGTCGGAGGCATCGGGTGACCGGGGCCGGAATGCGCGGCGGCGGTATGCGCATGCTCAACCAGGATCCCCGCCAGGCCCGCTCCCGTGATTTCCGGGGTTCGGCGCTGCGCCTGCTGGCGCGGCTGACCCCGCAGCGCTGGCTCGCGGTGGCGGTACTGGTGCTGACGATGGCCGGGATCGGGCTCGGCGTCGCCGGCCCCCGCATCCTCGGACATGCCACCGACCTGTTGTTCAACGGCGTTATCGGCCACCAACTGCCCGCCGGCATCAGCAAGAACCAGGCCATCGCCGCGGCTCGGGCGCGCGGTGACAACACCTTCGCCGACCTGCTATCCGGGATGAACGTGGTGCCGGGCCGGGGCGTCGACTTCGACGCGGTCGGCCGCACCCTGCTGCTGGCCCTCGCGCTGTACCTACTTGCCGCACTGTTCGTCTGGGTCCAGGCTCGGCTGCTCAACGTGATCGTGCAACGCACGGTGCGGGCGCTGCGCGCCGACGTCGAAGCCAAGGTGCACCGGTTACCGTTGTCCTACTTCGACTCTCGGCAGCGCGGCGAGTTGCTCAGTCGGGTGACCAACGACGTGGACAACATCGCGTCTTCGGTATCGATGACCATCAGTCAGCTGCTCACCTCGGTGCTGACGGTCGTCGCCGTGCTGGCCATGATGCTGACGATCTCCCCGCTGCTGACGCTGATCACGGTCATCACGGTTCCGTTGTCGCTGTGGGTGACCCGGGCGATCGCCCGGCGTTCGCAGAAGATGTTCATCTCCCAATGGACCAACACCGGCCGGCTCAACGCCCATATCGAGGAGACCTACAGCGGTTTCACGGTGGTCAAGACCTTCGGGCATCGGGCCGCGGCGCAGGAGCGGTTCCGGGACTGCAACGACGACGTCTACGACGCCAGCTTCGGCGCCCAGTTCTTCTCCGGTCTGGTCGCCCCGGCCACCACCTTCGTCGGCAACCTCAGCTATGTGGCCGTCGCCGTCGTCGGCGGCTACCAGGTGGCCACCGGGCAGATCACGCTGGGCAGCATCCAGGCGTTCATCCAGTACGTGCGCCAGTTCAACCAGCCGCTGACCCAGGTCGCCGGAATGTACAACACGCTGCAGTCCGGGGTGGCCAGCGCCGAGCGGGTGTTCGACTTCCTCGACGAACCGGAGGAATCACCGGACGCGCCGCAGACGTTGCCGCGCAGCGGCGGTGGCCGGGTCCAGTTCGAGAGCGTGTGGTTCGGCTACCGGGCGGACACTCCCGTGATCGAGGATCTCTCGCTGGTGGCCGAGCCCGGCAGCACCGTGGCGATCGTCGGGCCCACCGGAGCGGGCAAGACCACTCTGGTGAACCTGCTGATGCGGTTCTACGACGTGGACTCCGGGCGGATCCTGCTCGACGGCGTCGATGTCCGGAACATCAGCCGCGAGTCGCTGCGCTCGCGGATCGGAATGGTGCTGCAGGACACCTGGTTGTTCGCCGGCACCATCGCCGAGAACATCGCCTACGGCAGGCCGGGGGCCTCCGAAGACGACGTGCTGGCAGCGGCCCGCGCGGCCTATGTTGACCGCTTCGTGCGGACGCTGCCCGACGGGTATCAGACCCGGGTCAGCGACGACGGCTCCAACATCAGCGCGGGCGAGAAGCAGTTGATCACGATAGCTCGGGCATTCCTGGCCCGCCCGCAACTGCTGATCCTCGACGAGGCGACCAGTTCGGTGGATACCAGGACCGAGCTGCTGGTGCAGCATGCGATGACCGAACTGCGCAGGGAGCGAACCAGTTTCATCATCGCTCATCGCCTCTCGACGATCCGCGATGCCGACGTCATCCTGGTGATGCAGGCCGGCCGGATCGTCGAAAAAGGCACCCACGCCGAGCTGTTGGCCCGGCGGGGCGCCTACTTCGCGATGACGCAGGTCTAGCCGGCCCCGCTAGCCGACGCCGTCGAGGATGTCGGTCTCGGTTCGGCCGATGCGGCCGACGACCTCGGGCCGGGTGCGCTTGACGTGACCGAACCACACCAGAGCGAGAGCCACCGTCGCCAGGAACAGGTACGGAATCACGTTGAGAGGGAAGGCCGGAACCGGGTAGACGTTGGCGAAGAAGGTGTAGGCCATCGCCACCACCGCCACGACCGCTGCCGTCCACACCAGCCGGTTGGGGATGCCCGCACGCTTGGTGTAGGCCACGCAGGCGATGGCGACCAGGGCGTAGGCGACCATGTAGCCGTAGGTTCCGTAGGTGTCCACCCAGACCACGATGTTCATCGGCGCGACGCCCGCGACGAGCAGGACGATGTCCAGCGCGATGGCCAGCGGCCCGGCGATGAGCAGTACCCGGTGCGGGGTCAGGTGGTTCTCGTGGGTGCGGCCGAACCGCTCGGCGACCACGCCCTCCTTACCCATCACGTAGACGATCCGGCCGACCACGTTCAACGGCGCCACCACAACCGCGAAGAACGACGCACCAACGCCGAACGTCAGGATGGGCGTGAACCACCCCGGCATGCCGATCTTGACGGCGATGTCCTGCAACGGACTTGCGCTGGCAGCCAGCCCGTCGTGCAGCAGCGCGATCTGGGTGTAGGCGGCGAAGACGTAGAGCACGCCGACGACGATCGCACTCCAGATGATGGCGCGGGGAATGGCGGTATACGGGTTGCGGGCTTCGCGGCCCAGGGCGTCAGCCGAGGAGAACCCGACGAAGCCGAGGATGCCCAGCACCATCCCGACCGCCACGCCCTGCACGGGAACCCCGGTGAGCGAGAACTGCGCGGGATCCCACGCCGCCGGACCGGCCCACACCAGGGCGAGCACCAGCAGGATGGTGATGATCGTGACCGAGATCAGCTCCAGCACCAGGGAGACGCGCGCGGACAACCTGATTCCCCGAATGGTGAACAACGTTGCCAAGCCGCCCAATACGATCGCCAGTGCGATGTGCCAACCGAGACCCTGAGCCGGCAGCCCGATCAACGTCAGGAAGTCACTGGCATAGGACACCGCACCGCCCAGTGAGCCGGCGGCGATCCCCCAGCATCCGATCAACAGCGACACCCCGGCCAGGTAGGCGCCGAATGGTCCCAGCCCCTTGACGACATAGGTGTACAAGGATCCTGCCGAGGCGTTGCGCCGGGCGAAGACCACCACGCAATAGCCGACGGCCAAGATCACCACCGTGGCCAGCGCAAAGGACAGCACGGTGCCGTTGCCGGCGCTGAGGTAGATCGCGGCGGCGGTGAAGGCGATGACCGCGCTCGGCGCGATGTTCGCGATCGCCTGGGCGGCCAGCTCAGGACCCGACATCACCCCCCCGGCGCAGCCCGGCATCGGTCGGTGTCACGGTGGTGTTGGACATGACTCTCCAAAGATGTTCTGGTTCAGGGCTTTCAGGGAATCAGCAGGGTTCTCAGCGCTTCACCGGACTCCAAGTCGTCGAAGGCCTCGGCCGCCTCGGCCAGCGGACGCCGGGCCCAGATGAGCGGGTCGAGTTTGAGCTGACCGTCCATGTAGCGGTCGACGAGTGCGGGGATGTCGATCGACGGCCGCACCGAACCGTAGTTGGACCCGAGGATGCGTTGGTCGGCTTCGGCCAGCACCAGCGGCTCGAACGAGGCGCGAGCGCCGGTCGGGGGCAGGCCGACGATCACCGCGGCGCCGCCCAGTCCGAGCATCCGGATGGCTTGCTCGGTGGTCGAGGTGTTACCGAAAGCGTCGAAGGCGTAATCGACACCGTCGGGAATCAAGGCGAGCAGTTGTTCGACGGCGTCCCCGCGGGAGGCGTCGATGCGGTCGGTCGCGCCGAACTGCATGGCGAGCTGGGTCTTGTCGGGCATGACGTCGATGGCGACGATCCGTTCGGCGCCGGCGAGCTTGGCACCTTGGACCACGTTGAGTCCCACACCGCCACAACCGATCACCGCCACGGTGGCCCCCGGCTCCACCGCGGCGGTGTTCAGCACCGCACCGACCCCGGTCGCCACCGCGCACCCCACGACCGCGATGACGTCCAGCGGTGCGTCATCGCGAACTTTGACCGCACCGGAGGCCGGAACGACGACTTCTTCGGCGAACGACGAGACGCCGAGGTAGTGATGGACGGGCTCGCCGGCGCGGGACAGTCGCGAGGTGCCGTCGAAGAGAACACCTTTGGGCCCGACAACGGTGGCGGCCTTCTGGCAGCGCGCCTCATGCCCGGAGCGGCAATAGCGGCACTCGCCGCACGGCGGCACCCAGGACAGCACCACGTGGTCGCCGACGGCCAGCGAGGTGACGCCCTCCCCGAGTTCGACGACGACGCCCGATCCTTCGTGGCCCATTACCAGCGGTGCCGGTGCGTCCCACTCCCCGCGCTTGACGTGCAGATCGGAGTGGCAGACACCGGCAGCGGCAATCCGCACCCGAACTTCCCCGGCCTTGGGCCCGGCGAGTTCGACGTCGGTGTGCTCGACGGGGGTGTTCTGGTCTCGGAAGACGATGGCTTTCACAGCAGGTTCCTCATCGCAGACGGCGTAGCTCGAACGCACCGAATGCTAGGGAGCCCGGCCCCGTCCCGTCACTGTGAAAATATGTGGTTTCCCGAGCAGGATTCACCGCTTTGTACACTCAGCCGATGGCCTATGACGTACGCGCCGTTGCGGCGTCACTGGACGCCGAGCTGTTCCTCGGCGGCGTCGACGCCGGTGTGCCGGTCAACGAGGCGATCCTGCTCGAGCAGTTGGTGGTGGGCAGTGCACCCGGTTTCGCCAGCGCCGTCGTCGGCTCCCCCGATGCCTTTGCCAACGCACTGGCCGACGAGGCGTTGTCAGCGCACCTGGCTACCTGCGTGGCGGTGGTCGCCGAGGCGCCCGCCAGTCCGGGGCTGACGGCGCGGCTGGCGACCGAACGCATCACCACCATCCATGCGGGCGCGCACGCGGTCGAGGTCGCGCACCTGACCCTCGCCGCCCGGATCGCCACGGACCAGGCCGCCGAGGACCGGCGGGTGACGACCGGGACCAAGGTGCTGACCCAGGTCGCCCGCCGCGGCGGTGTGGTGGCCGTCGTCGCCGAGATGGCCCACCGAATCGACGGCTGGGCAGTACTTCTCGATGCGCGCGGAGAACTCATCACCACCGCGGGCGCCGGAAGTCTGCATGTGCGTGATGCGGTCGCGGTGGCGCTCCGCCGTCCGGTCCGGGTCCGGCATACCGGCTTGCAGGTCCATCCCGTCGGACAGGGCGAGGACATCAGCGCCTACCTGGTGATCGGCGCACGGGGGCCGACCAGCCGCAGCCGTGACCTGGCGTCGCAGGCGGCGGCACTGTTGGATCTGCTGCTGCGAACCGCCGACATCCCAGCAACCGAGCGCCTCGGGCGGGAAGTGATGCTGACGACCTTGCTGCGCGGCGGACAGGAGGCCGCGGCGCTGCTGCGGCGCTGGGGCGTCCACGAGACATCGCTGACCGCGTTCGCGGTGGCATCGCGATCCCGGACGATCGATCCCGAATCGCTGGCCATCCGCTGGCTCGACGACCTCGGCGCGGCTCATGTGCTGGCTCCGCTGGACGGCCGGGTGCTCGGGTTCATCCGCGACGATCGGGCTCAGGATCTGGCGAACATCGTCGAGCAGCTGAGCTCCGAGGGCAGGATGCCGCTTCGCCTCGGCCTGGGGTCGTCGGCCAAGACGCAGCTGCTGGCCCGCTCGGCCGCCGAGGCCAGGAAAGCCCTGGACGTCGCGGTCGTCGACGCCCGCCCGGTCGTCTGGTACCGGTCGCTGGCGACGGTGAGTTATGTGCTCGACCACCTGGACGACGGCTCCACGGCGCGCATCGCCGCCGTGCTCGACCCCCTTCGCGACGAGGAGGGCCGGCACGGCGAGCTGTTGCGCACGCTCGAGATCTACCTGGCCGAGCACGGCGTCTGGGGGGCGACGGCCACCCGGTTGGGGGTGCACCGGCAAACCCTTGCCAGCCGCATCCGCCGGGTCGAGGAACTCACCGAACTGTCCATGGCGAACCCGGATGACCGCACGACGGCCTGGTTGGCGATCCGGGCGCTGCAGAACGCCGGGGCGTCCCCGGTCTAAAGCCGATTCAGAGACCGGGGCCTTCGGCGCGCAGTTCGTCCACCTCTGCCATCGCGGCGCGCAGCTTGGCCAGCCACTCCTCGGCGTGCTCACCGACCAGGCGGACACTCCACGCCAGGGCATCGGAGCGCGAGCGGGCCACGCCCGCGTCGACGAGGGTGTCGAGGACCTGGCGTTCGGGCTGCTTGAGCCGGGTCATCACCGGTACCGCGATATGGGTGAACACGATTCGCTCGCCGCCGACCTCGACGCCCCAGGACACCTTGCGGCCGTACTTGTCCTGCGCCTCGTCGGCGATCCGCATCCGCTCGGAACGGGTGTCCTCGCGGAATCGGGACGCCCGGCCCGAAGCGCGGGCCTCGGATTCAGGACCGTCAGCGGGGTCGGGCAGCCGGCCGATGACGGTGATCTCTTCACGGTCGACGATGACGGAGGGGTCTCCGTCGAACCAGGTGTCGGGCAGCCGGCCGGCGAACCATTCACCTGCGTCGCCGGCGTCGGGCTGGTCGGCCTGCTGCCAGCCACCGGGTCGGCCGGGACGGCCAGAACGGGGATGTGCGTGTTGATGCTTCATAAATTACATAATTACATCGTTGCACCCGGCCGGCCAGTGTTTCTCTGCGGGCGAACGTCGGCGGCGCAGAATGCCGCAGTTATGCGCCGGCCCGGCGAGCGCGAAACAGCTTGACCTCGTCTTTGATGCCCTTGAGGTGGCGGGCCTTGGCGAATGACCAGGCGAACGCGGTGTCGTCGGCGACCTGCTCGCGGGCCGACTCGGCCAGCAGCACCGAACCGGGCCTCGCCGCCGACGTCACCCGGCTGGCCAGGTTCACCGGGCTGCCGAACCAGTCGCCGGCGCGGGTGACCGCGGGACCGTAGGCCATCCCGACCCGCAACTGGGGCAGGTCCGCGTCGGCCTCGATGGCGGCACTGAGGCGCAGCATGGCGTCAAGCAGTGCGGTGGTGTCCCTCGACACCAGCATCACCGCATCGCCGATGGTCTTGATGAACCGCACCGGCGGCGTCGCGACCTCGCGCGCCGCGTCGGCCAGCCTGTTGGCCAGCTGTTCGAGTTCCTCGGGGGGCACCGTCTCGCCGAGCCGGGTGAAGCCGACCAGGTCGCCGAACGCCACCGCCACCAGACGCGCACCGGGCAATGGCGCACCAGCCGCGCGTTCGTTGGCATTGACCGCCTCGGTTTCCATCGAGTGGCGCAATTGCAGCATCAGCATGTCCTGGATCATCGGGCCCAGCAGCGGTGCAATCTCGGAGACCAGTGCCTGCGCGCCCTTGGCGATGTCGAGCTCACTGGCGCCGGGGTGCATGACGGCGGCGAGCGCTGTGGTGCGCATGACCTCGGCCGCATTCGAAAGTCCTTCGGCCAGAACCCGAACCACGCTGAGCATCAGGTCCGGATCAATGCCGCGGTCGATGAACCGCTTGATGTGCACCGCGGTGTCGCCGTCCGGACGCATGAACACCGCGGCGTCGGGGTCCTCGACGGAGGGCAGGCCGCTGGCCCGCTGGAACCGGGTGAGCATGTCCAGGTCGAGGCCGGCCCACTCGCTGATCTGACGGGCCGAGACGTAGGTTCCGTCGTCACCGATCGTGCGGCGTGCCGGAAGCAGCATCGGAGCGAAGGACGCCCGGATCTCCTCGATGGTGATGCCCTGCGCGAGCAGCCACGGGATC is a window from the Mycolicibacterium anyangense genome containing:
- a CDS encoding ABC transporter ATP-binding protein; the encoded protein is MLLALLRQYVRPYRWLVAAVMVLQVISTLASLYLPTINAAIIDDGVARGDTGLITRLGLLMLAVTALQGVCAVGAVYFGSRTGMGFGRDLRSAMFHHVTTFSERETSRFGAPSLLTRTTNDVQQIQVLVQMTATVLVTAPIMCVGGIVMAIHQDAGLSWLLLVSVPVLAVSNYWVVSHMLPIFRSMQRLIDGINRVMREQLSGIRVIRAFAREDFERERFAVANAAVSDTALAAGRWQALMLPLTTLTINISSVALIWFGGLRIDAGQMQVGSLIAFLSYFMQILMAVLMATLLLLILPRASVCAERITEVLSTHTAITSPAAPAHPVGGIRGEVSLQNATFSYPGAERPVLEDISLTARTGTTTAIVGCTGSGKSTLISLICRLYDVTGGAVHVDGIDVRDYDTEELWSALGLVPQRGYLFSGTVAENLRYGKSDATEEEMWAALRVAAADDFVAAHRDGLGMRVAQGGINFSGGQRQRLAIARAVIRRPAIYLFDDAFSALDVHTDARVRAALREVSAGSTIIVVSQRISTVMQADHIVVVDGGRVVGAGSHDTLLADCPTYAEFVDSQSLGAGVGGIG
- a CDS encoding ABC transporter ATP-binding protein: MRGGGMRMLNQDPRQARSRDFRGSALRLLARLTPQRWLAVAVLVLTMAGIGLGVAGPRILGHATDLLFNGVIGHQLPAGISKNQAIAAARARGDNTFADLLSGMNVVPGRGVDFDAVGRTLLLALALYLLAALFVWVQARLLNVIVQRTVRALRADVEAKVHRLPLSYFDSRQRGELLSRVTNDVDNIASSVSMTISQLLTSVLTVVAVLAMMLTISPLLTLITVITVPLSLWVTRAIARRSQKMFISQWTNTGRLNAHIEETYSGFTVVKTFGHRAAAQERFRDCNDDVYDASFGAQFFSGLVAPATTFVGNLSYVAVAVVGGYQVATGQITLGSIQAFIQYVRQFNQPLTQVAGMYNTLQSGVASAERVFDFLDEPEESPDAPQTLPRSGGGRVQFESVWFGYRADTPVIEDLSLVAEPGSTVAIVGPTGAGKTTLVNLLMRFYDVDSGRILLDGVDVRNISRESLRSRIGMVLQDTWLFAGTIAENIAYGRPGASEDDVLAAARAAYVDRFVRTLPDGYQTRVSDDGSNISAGEKQLITIARAFLARPQLLILDEATSSVDTRTELLVQHAMTELRRERTSFIIAHRLSTIRDADVILVMQAGRIVEKGTHAELLARRGAYFAMTQV
- a CDS encoding APC family permease; protein product: MSGPELAAQAIANIAPSAVIAFTAAAIYLSAGNGTVLSFALATVVILAVGYCVVVFARRNASAGSLYTYVVKGLGPFGAYLAGVSLLIGCWGIAAGSLGGAVSYASDFLTLIGLPAQGLGWHIALAIVLGGLATLFTIRGIRLSARVSLVLELISVTIITILLVLALVWAGPAAWDPAQFSLTGVPVQGVAVGMVLGILGFVGFSSADALGREARNPYTAIPRAIIWSAIVVGVLYVFAAYTQIALLHDGLAASASPLQDIAVKIGMPGWFTPILTFGVGASFFAVVVAPLNVVGRIVYVMGKEGVVAERFGRTHENHLTPHRVLLIAGPLAIALDIVLLVAGVAPMNIVVWVDTYGTYGYMVAYALVAIACVAYTKRAGIPNRLVWTAAVVAVVAMAYTFFANVYPVPAFPLNVIPYLFLATVALALVWFGHVKRTRPEVVGRIGRTETDILDGVG
- a CDS encoding alcohol dehydrogenase catalytic domain-containing protein gives rise to the protein MKAIVFRDQNTPVEHTDVELAGPKAGEVRVRIAAAGVCHSDLHVKRGEWDAPAPLVMGHEGSGVVVELGEGVTSLAVGDHVVLSWVPPCGECRYCRSGHEARCQKAATVVGPKGVLFDGTSRLSRAGEPVHHYLGVSSFAEEVVVPASGAVKVRDDAPLDVIAVVGCAVATGVGAVLNTAAVEPGATVAVIGCGGVGLNVVQGAKLAGAERIVAIDVMPDKTQLAMQFGATDRIDASRGDAVEQLLALIPDGVDYAFDAFGNTSTTEQAIRMLGLGGAAVIVGLPPTGARASFEPLVLAEADQRILGSNYGSVRPSIDIPALVDRYMDGQLKLDPLIWARRPLAEAAEAFDDLESGEALRTLLIP
- a CDS encoding PucR family transcriptional regulator yields the protein MAYDVRAVAASLDAELFLGGVDAGVPVNEAILLEQLVVGSAPGFASAVVGSPDAFANALADEALSAHLATCVAVVAEAPASPGLTARLATERITTIHAGAHAVEVAHLTLAARIATDQAAEDRRVTTGTKVLTQVARRGGVVAVVAEMAHRIDGWAVLLDARGELITTAGAGSLHVRDAVAVALRRPVRVRHTGLQVHPVGQGEDISAYLVIGARGPTSRSRDLASQAAALLDLLLRTADIPATERLGREVMLTTLLRGGQEAAALLRRWGVHETSLTAFAVASRSRTIDPESLAIRWLDDLGAAHVLAPLDGRVLGFIRDDRAQDLANIVEQLSSEGRMPLRLGLGSSAKTQLLARSAAEARKALDVAVVDARPVVWYRSLATVSYVLDHLDDGSTARIAAVLDPLRDEEGRHGELLRTLEIYLAEHGVWGATATRLGVHRQTLASRIRRVEELTELSMANPDDRTTAWLAIRALQNAGASPV
- a CDS encoding adenylate/guanylate cyclase domain-containing protein — protein: MKTSPVTVYVEPVSDDADIETSGLLDGLSGESRAERAELIPWLLAQGITIEEIRASFAPMLLPARRTIGDDGTYVSARQISEWAGLDLDMLTRFQRASGLPSVEDPDAAVFMRPDGDTAVHIKRFIDRGIDPDLMLSVVRVLAEGLSNAAEVMRTTALAAVMHPGASELDIAKGAQALVSEIAPLLGPMIQDMLMLQLRHSMETEAVNANERAAGAPLPGARLVAVAFGDLVGFTRLGETVPPEELEQLANRLADAAREVATPPVRFIKTIGDAVMLVSRDTTALLDAMLRLSAAIEADADLPQLRVGMAYGPAVTRAGDWFGSPVNLASRVTSAARPGSVLLAESAREQVADDTAFAWSFAKARHLKGIKDEVKLFRARRAGA